A segment of the Streptomyces sp. XD-27 genome:
TGTGGCACGGGCATCGGACGACAAGGCGCTTCGGGATGTGTTCGCGGCGGCCGCGGAGGAGCCCGTGACGTCAGGGCGCGAGACCACCGCGGGTTTCGCCCAGGCGTTGGAGGTGCTGCTGACGAGGGCTCAGGAAGCAGGCGAGGTACGGCAGGACGCGGATCTGGCGGATGTGCGGGCTCTGTTGGTGGGAGCTCTCGCCATGGAGCGGCACCGGTCGGCCGCCGGAGGTACCGGGCGGGCGGTGGGGATCCTCTGCGACGGGCTGCGGGCCCCGGGGACGGGGCCGGTGGCCGCTCTTCCGGCTCCGAAGGCCACCGTGACGAAACGTCGCGCCGCTGCGGCTGGTCGTAACGGAATGCCCGGTGGCGGGCGTAACGAAATGACGGTCTGGCTGTGTGAGACCTGCGCGGGTCCGCTCTCCCCTGCCCCGACCGGCCGTCCACCGCGGTTCTGCGGTGCCGCGTGCCGCCAGAAGGCGCACCGCAGACGGGCCCGCGGCTCGGCCTGACCCCCGCCGGGTTCAAGAACCGGCATTCAAGAACCGGCATTCAAGAAGCAGAGTTCAAGCAAGAACCGGAGTTCACGAACCGGGACAAGAACCAGGGTTCAAGAAAGCGTGCGCTTGAAGCCGATGTGGGAGGACTCGAAGCCGAGTCGCTCGTAGAAGCGGTGGGCGTCGGTCCGGGTCGCGTCCGAGGTGAGCTGAACCAGCGCGCAGCCCTCGCGGCGCGACGTGTCCACGGCCCACTCGATCAACTGGCTGCCCAGCCCGTTGCCGCGCTCGTCGGCGTGGACCCGGACGGCCTCGATGAGCGACCGGGTGGCGCCGCGCCGGGACAGGCCGGCGATCACGGTGAGCTGGAGCGTGCCGACCGTACGGCCGTCGCGGACCGCGACCACGAGGTGCTGGTTCGGATCGGTCGCCAGCCGGTCGAAGGCGGTGCGGTACGGGGTCAGATCATCCGGGGACTCGCGCCGCGCGCCGAGCGGATCGTCGGCGAGCAGCGCCACGATGGCGGGGATGTCGTCGGGCATGGCGGGGCGTATCTCCAAGTCGCTCATGATCGGGAGCGTAACCGCAGGCCGCGCCGCACCGTCGCCTTACGCGGGGTTCTCCAACGCCTCGACGGCGGCGACCAGCGGTGCCAGCTCCGGCCGCTTCGCCGCCTCCGCCAGCGCTTCGCGCACCGCCGTCTCGTTGGTCGGACGGGCCTCCGCCAGCAGCTTCAGGCCCGCCTCGCTCACGTCGGTGTAGATGCCGCGCCGGTCGGTGGGGCAGATGTACCGGGACAGCAGGCCGCGGTCCTCGAGCCGCCCCACCAGGCGCGTCGTGGCGGACTGGCTGAGGACGACGGCGTCCGCGAGCTGGTGCATCTGGAGGTGCCCGCCGTCGCCGTCGTGCTGATAGCTGAGCACGTCGAGGACGGAGAACTCGCGGACGCTCAGCCCGTGGCCGGCCTGCAGGGCGCGCTCCACGTGCGTCTCGATCCGGCCGTGCAAGGACGACAGGGCGCACCAGCCCCGGGCGAGGGCCGGGGGTTCTTCCCGCTGCGGTCGTCCGGCGTCTTCGGCATGGCCCCTCCTTCGGTCGTGCCACCCCGCGGTGCCGCTCGGAGCCGCCGTGAACGGCGCGGTGCCGTTCGGGGCCGCCGCGAACGGGGCCCGGGGCGCGTCGCCACCCAGGATAGAGCAGCGTGCAATTGCCAGCGCTTGCAACTATCAGGCGTCTGCAAGTATTGTCTACGCATTCAATCTCCCCATGCAATAAATTCGAGGGATACCGACATGCCTCTCGCCCTCCTGGCGCTCGCCATCGGCGCCTTCGGGATCGGCACCACCGAATTCGTGATCATGGGCCTGCTGCCCGAGATCGCGGCCGACTACGACGTCTCCATCCCCCTGGCCGGGTACGCCACCACGCTCTACGCGCTCGGCGTCGTCCTCGGCGCGCCGCTGATGACCGCGCTCGGCACCCGGCTGACCCGCAAGCAGATGCTCCTCCTGCTGATGGGCGTCTTCATCGCGGGCAACGCGCTCACGGCCGCGGCCCCCGCCTTCGGGCTGCTGCTCGCCGGACGGATCGTCGCCGCCTTCACGCACGGCGCGTTCTTCGGCATCGGCGCGATCGTCGCCGCCGACCTGGTCGCGCCCGAGAAGCGGGCCACGGCCATCGCGACCATGTTCACCGGCCTGACCGTCGCCAACGTCGTGGGCGTGCCCGCGGGCACCTGGCTCGGCCAGCAGGTCAGCTGGCGCGCCACCTTCCTGGCCATCTCCGTGCTCGGCGTCGTCGGCCTCGTCGGGGTCGCCCGGCTCGTCCCGGCGCAGCGCGAGCGCGCCGCCGCCCGGCTCGGCCGCGAGCTGGCCGTCTTCCGCAACCCGCAGGTCGGCCTCGCCATGCTGATGACCGTCCTCGGCTTCGGCGGGGTCTTCGCGGCCGTCACCTACCTCGCCTCGATGATGACCGAGGTCACCGGGTTCGCGTCGTCCTCCGTCACCTGGGTGACGGCCGTCTTCGGCCTCGGCATGGTCGGCGGCAACCTGCTCTCCGGACGGCTGGCCGACCGCAATCCGATGCCGATGCTGTACGCCTCGCTCGGCGGACTCGCCGTCACGCTCGGCCTGTTCACCTTCACCGCCCACAACAAGGCCGCCGCGGTCGTGACCATCGCGCTGGTCGGCGCCTTCGGCTTCGCGACCGTGCCGCCGCTGCAGAAGCGCGTCATGGACCAGGCCGCGGCCGCGCCGACCCTCGCCTCCGCGGGCAACATCGCGGCCTTCAACTTCGGTAACGCGCTGGCCGCGTGGCTCGGCGGGATCGTCATCTCGGCCGGACTCGGCTACACGGCGGTGAACTGGGTGGGCGCGCTGATGACCCTCTCGGCGCTCGGCGTCGCGGTCTTCGCGACCCGCCTGGAGCGGCGCACGGCGGTCCAGGTCAGCCCGCCGTCTTCGGTCGGGTCGCCGACTGCCGCGCCCCGGCCGAGCGCAGCCGGCGCCCCCGCCGGGTCGGCCCCCACGGCTTGAGGACGGAGACGGCGGTGATGAACGCGTACACCGCCGTGGCCACCGACGGCGCGACCACCAGGTCCGCGGCGCCCGTCACCGCCTCGCCGGCCGCGAGCCGGTCCACCTCGTCGGCCGCCGCGTCGATTTCGGGGCGGAGCGCGAAGGCCGATGCGGCGGCCGCGGCGAGGGTCAGCCAGAACTTGGCCCACACCCAGCGGTGCCGGGTCAGCCCCCAGGGCGTGCCCAGCGCCAGCACCAGCCCGCTGACCAGCGTCAGCCCCGCGATCGGGAGCAGGAGCCAGTCGGCGAAGATCCGCATCGCGCGATAGGCGGCCGCCGCCGTGTCCGGGGACCGCGTCGCCACTCCCGCGATGCCGAGGGCGAGCAGACTGAGGGAGAGCCCGAGCCAGCCGACCGAGACGGCGACATGGGCGACGAGGAGGGACCTGCGGACGGGACGTTTCAGCTGCATGCCCTCAACGGTCCCGCCGGGCCCGCCCGGCCGCGTCTGACGGCGGGAGTATCCCCGCGTACGCGATATCGAGTACCTCTACGCTCGGCCGCATGACGAGACTGCATCTGTTCGACCTCGACGGCACGCTGATCCACGGTTCGGCGGCCGCTGTCGAGATCTCGCGCCAACTCGGTGTGGAGCGGGAGATCGCCGAGTTGGAGCGGCTTTTCGCGGGCGGTGGGCTGTATCCGAGTCAGTTCGCGATACGGGCGTGCGAGCTGTGGGCGGACCTTACCGACGCGCAGGTGGCGGCCGCGTTCGAGCAGGCTCCGTGGCTGGCGGGCATCCGCGAGGTCTGGGCGGACATCCGCGAGCGCGGGGAGCGGTGCGCGGTGATCTCGCTGTCGCCCGGTTTCTTCGTCGAACGGCTGCTGGACTGGGGCGCGGACGCGGCGCACGGCTCCCGCTGGCCGTCGGTCCCGTTCCGTGAACCGGTGGATCCGGCCGGGATTCTCGACCCGGCCGCGAAGGTACGGATCGCCGACGAACTCTGCGCGACATTCGGGCTGACGCGAGACGACTGCGTGGCGTACGGCGATTCCATGTCGGACGCGGAACTGTTCGCCGCGCTCCCGATGTCCGTGGCGGTCAACGCCGATCACCATGTGCGGGGAATCGCCTCGTTCGCCTATACGGGGAAAGATCTCCGAGAGGCTTACGAATTGGTCGGTAACCGCAGGTAATTACCGGCAATGTCGGGAGTAAGGAAGCCATGGGACTTGGGGCTTGTGTATATCGCGGCGCCGGGTAGGGTCGGGTCCGGTTCCGTGCGCGAGGCTGGCGTGGAGCCGCGTCGGGCCGACCAAGACTAACGGGAACCGGGCTCTCGTTACGTGGACTTCCGGCAATTTGTCCGTTGCGGCCGTAACGGATGGCATGCTGCACGGACACGGCGCGGTAGGGGACCGCACCGATGCCGGGGGAACAGACGGGACCAGAGCGGGGAAACGGGGGCACATTCCACTTCCGGAAGTGCGAAGACCGACAGAAAGATGTTCGAGGCGAGGCAACCATGGACGCTCCGACCCCCACGTCGTCTGCCGAAAGCGGCGACTCAGGCGGAAACAGCGGCGACTGGGGCTGGTTCACCCCGAGCAGGAAGGGTGCCGCCGATCCGGCGGAGGCCCGCCCCCGCACGCCGGATGCCGAAGACACCACCCCCAGCCGCCCGGTGAGCCGGATACGGCCCGTGGGGCAGGCGGCGGACCGCCGCCCGGCCCCGCAGGAACCGAGACCGACCGCGGCCGGAACGGCCGCATCCGCTGCGTCTGCCGCGTCTGCCGCATCCGCTCCGTTTGTCGCATCTGCCCCGCCCGGACCCGACACCTCGCCGATCTCCGCGCTCTACCGCGAGGCGCCGCCGCGCTCGGTCCTGTACCGGGAGGAGCACCAGCGGCCCGCCGAACCGGGGCGCGAACCCGGGCGCGAGCCGGGCGTCGCCCGGAACGTCGCCACTCCGGCACCGGCACCGGCACCGGTGCGTACGGAGCCGGAGCCACCGGCGGCGCCGCGTGCGCCGGAGGACTCGGCGCGTACGGGGGAGGACTCGGCGCGTACGCGGCGGGACCCGGCACCCGCGCCGGTACCGGGGGATTCCTCACCGGCGCCGCAGGCTTCTTCCGCGCAGGCCCCGTCGCAGGCTCCCGCGCCGCAGGCCGCCGTCTTCACCCCGCTGCGGCAGGACCCGCCCGTACGAAGGGATTCCGTACGGCAGGACCCCGAGGTCACGCGTTCCGCTCAGGAGCCGATACGTACGCGGCAGGACCAGCCGGATGGCCAGCCGGACGGTCACGACCGCCAGAAGGGTCACGACCGCCAGGACCGGCAGGACCGGCAGGGCCCCGTCCCCGTCCCCGTCCGCCAGGCGCCCGTGGCGAACGCGTCCGCGTTTGATCCGCAGCCGCAGCCGCAGCCGCAGCCGCAGCCAGAGCCCGATCCGCAGCCAGAACCTCGGCGCGAGCCGGCGCCCTCTCCAGCCCCTTCCCTGGCTCCCGCCCCGGCTCCCGCCCCGGCCTCCGCGCCCAAGCCCGCCGAGAGCGGGTCGCCCGACGCGATACTCATCCGGCGCACCATGGCGGAGATCGAGCCCGTGGCCGACAAGGTCACCTCGTACTTCTACGCGCTGCTGTTCGTCCAGCACCCCGACCTGCGGGCCCTGTTCCCGGCCTCGATGGACACCCAGCGCGACCGGCTGTTCAAGGCGCTGCTCACCGCCGCCAAGCACGTGGACGACGCCGAGACCCTGACCGCGTACCTGGCCAACCTCGGCCGCGGCCACCGCAAGTACGGCACCGTGCCCGATCACTACCCGGCCGTCGGCGAGTGCCTGATCGGCGCGCTCACCCGGTACGCCACCGAGAGCTGGGACGCGGAGACCGAGGCGGCCTGGGTCCGCGCGTACACCGCCATCTCGCAGATCATGATCGACGCGGCCGCCGAGGACGAGCTGCGGGCCCCCGCCTGGTGGCAGGCCGAGGTGGTGTCGCACGAGTCGCGCACCTCCGACATCGCCGTGGTGACCGTCCGCCCGGACCAGCCGTATCCGTTCCTGGCCGGGCAGTACACGAGCGTGGAGACCCCGTGGTGGCCGCGCGTGTGGCGGCACTACTCCTTCGCGTCCGCGCCCCGCGCGGACGGGCTGCTGTCCTTCCACGTCAAGGCCGTACCGGCGGGGTGGGTCTCCAGCGCGCTGGTGCACCGGGCCCGCCCCGGGGACGTCATCCGGCTCGGGCCGCCGGCGGGGTCGATGACCGTCGACCACAGCAGCGACAACGGACTGCTCTGCCTCGGCGGCGGCACCGGCATCGCCCCGATCAAGGCGCTGGTGGAGGACGTCGCCGAGCACGGCCGGACCCGACCCGTCGAGGTCTTCTACGGGGCCCGCAGCGACCATGACCTGTACGACATCGACACCATGCTGGGCCTGGCGCGGTCGCACCCCTGGCTCTCGGTGCGCCCCGTGGTCTCGGACGGGCCGACCAGCGGGCTGAGCGGTCAACTTCCGGACGCCGTGCGCCAATACGGGCCCTGGAGCAGCTACGACGGGTATCTGTCCGGTCCGCCCGGAATGATCCGCAGTGGCGTGGACGCGCTGATGGGCGTGGGCATTCCGCCGCAGCGCATCCGCCACGACTCCATCGAAGAGCTGGTCGCGGCCGGCGACTAGGCAGGACAGGGACTGTGAAAGACCACGAGCGCACGCCGACATGGGCGGTCACGACGGCGAAGGCGCCCGCCACGGCACCGCCAGTGCCTGCCACTCCACCGCCGGCACTCCCCACCGCGCCCCCGGCACCCGCCACTCCACCGCCGGTACCCCCCACCGCGCCGCCGGCACCCGCCACGGCACCGGCGGTACCGCCCGCGAGGGAGGCGGCGCCGTTCGCCACGGTGGCGGCCGGTCACCGCCCGGGAAGCGACGGCGAGCACGTGCTGCAACTGCGGTTCGGCACGGCCGAGCGCGCCGACCGGTTCTACGACGACCAGGTGCTGGACCACCTCAACCCGCGGATGCGGGAGTTCGCGGCGCGACAGGAGATGTTCTTCCTGGCGACCGCGGACCGGCACGGCGAGTGCGACAGTACGTTCCGCGCCGGTCCGCCCGGCTTCGTCCAGGTCTTCGACGCCCGTACGGTCGCGTATCCCGAGTACCGCGGCAACGGCGTGCTCGCGAGCCTCGGCAACATCGAGGAGAACCCCCGTGTGGGCATCCTCATGATCGACTTCTTCCGGGACCGCATCGGCCTGCACCTCAACGGCCGGGCCCGGGTGCTGTCCGACGCGGAGATGCGCGCGGCCCGCCCCGGTCTGCCGGTCGACCCGGTGCCCGGCCGACGCGCCGTGGTGTGGGTGGAGGTGAGCGTGGAGGAGGCGTACATCCACTGCGCCAAGCACATCCCGCATCTGGCGAAGGTGCCGCCGCAGCCACGCGGTGCCGACCGCGAGCGGGACTGGGGCACGGACGATGTCCGGCGCAAGGGCGGGGACTTCTTCGGCGCGGCGGCGGGGGCGGGCGACCGCGCCCCGCGGCGGGCGCCGGCGCGCGGCCGCCATGGTGCCGCGGCGGTGGAGGGAGTCGACCCCGACCAGTGGCGCCGGGAGGCGGAACGGGTGCTGGCCCGGGCGCGGCAGCGGGCGTCGGGGGCGGGCGGGGAGCCGTTCAGCGGTTGGTTCGGCTAGGCCGGGCGGCTGTTCCGGCGACCTCCTCCGTGGCGCTCCTCAGCCGAAGTCCTCCGCGAGCAGTGCCAGCACGCCCTCCAGGTTGGCGTCGAGGTACGCCCGCAGCGATGGCGGCACCATCTCCACCGACGCGATTCCCTTGCGGGTGAAGGGGATCCGTACCACGTCGTACTCCCCGCAGGGCTCGTCCACCTCCGGGCCGTGCCGCCGCGAGAGGTCCATCGAGTCCAGCCGGCAGACGAAGAAGTGCTGCACTTTCACGCCATGGGCGGCGTGGTGGAGGCTGTGCGAGACGGTGTCGACGAAGGCGGGGACGATGTGGCTGACCTTGGCGCCCAGCTCCTCGTCGACCTCGCGGTGCAGCGCGTCGACGACCGTGGCGTCCTCGGGCTCCACGCCGCCGCCCGGCGTGATCCAGTACGGTTCCTCGCCGGGCTTGGTGCGCTTGATCAGGATCATCTCCGGCTCGATGTCGCCGTCCAGCAGGATGGCGCGAGCGGTGCGCTTGACCACAGGTCGTTCGGTCATACGTGACATCTGCCGCACGCGGCGTGGCGTGAAACCATCGCACGCGCCCGTCTCACCAGTCGACCGCAGCGCGCAGCAGCCACTCGTGCGCCCGCGCGAGGTGCGGCAGGGCCAGCGCTCCGGTGCGTACCACCAGGAAGTACGTGCGCAGCGGCGGCACCGGCGGATCCAGCAGCGCGAGGACCCGCCCGGCGTCCAGCGCGTCCGCGCACAGATAGCGGGGCAGTACGCCGAGCCCCGCCCCGGCGGCCACGCAGCCCAGCACCGCGCGAAGGTCGGGGACGACGACGGTCGCCGGGGCGGTCGGCGGCGCGTCGAAGACGGCGGACCAGTACTGGCTGACGAACGGCAGGCTCTCGTGGACGTCCACGACGGGCAGCCCCGTCAGCGCCGGCGCGCCGCGCATCCGCAGGGCGGCCGGGCCGCCGAGCCGGGCGGCCCAGCGCGGCGCCCCGACGAGCACGTGCTCCTCGTCGCACAGCGCGGTGGCCGTCAGCAGCCTGCCGCGCGGCCGGGAGGCGGTGACGGCCAGGTCGTGGTGTCCGGCGGACATGCCCGCGAACAGCTCGTCGGAGCCGCCGAAGACGGTCCGTACGGCCAGCCCCTGGGCGGTCAGCGGGGTGAGCGCGGGCAGGACCCGCTGCGCGAGGAACTCCGGGGGCCCGGCGAGATGCAGGGTGCGCGGCGCGGAGCGGTCGTCGAACCGGGCCTCGGTGATCTCCAGCAGCGCGTCGAGATGCGGGGCGACCTTGTGGGCGAGTTCGTCGCCGACGGTGGTGGGGACGACGCCGCGGGCCTGGCGCAGGAACAGCGGGCGGCCCACCTGCCGCTCCAGGGTGCGGATCTGGGCGGTCACGGCGGGCTGGGAGAGTCCGAGGAGGGCGGCGGCGCGGGTGAAGGACCCGGCCCGGTGCACCGTGACAAACGTGCGCAAGAGGGATAGATCCATCCCGTTCCCCTCGGAACGCCGCGGCGTGGTCGCATGCCAGCCATAAATATGCCGATAGGCCCATGCCCCTACCGTGATTGGACAATGACGCAGAGTCAACTAGCCTTTATCGAACGGTTCCTGGTGCGCCGGAAACCAGGGCGTCTTGAGCCACGAGGGGGGAGGTTCAAGACGCCCACCCGGTCGGCCACGGGCATGTGCCCGCGCCGCATGCCGGAGAGCCGTGCGCCGGGGCGCCGTACGCGCCGGTTCTACGCCCCGTCCCGCGCCGCCCCGTCCCGCGCCGACCCGCCCTGCGCCGCCCCGTCCGCCGCCGCCTCGTCCAGTGCCCGTACGACGTCCGCGATCAGGTCGTCCGGGTCCTCCACACCCACCGAGAAGCGGATGAAGCCGGCCGGAACCGCGTCACCGCCCCACCGGGCCCGCCGCTCCGCCGTGGAGCGCACGCCGCCGAAGCTCGTCGCGTCGTCCACCAGTCGCAGCGCGCCCAGGAAGCGTTCCGCGTGCGCCTGGTCCGGGAGGGCGAAGGACACCACGCAGCCGAACCGGCCGCCGCGCATCTGCGCCGCCGCCGTCGCGTGCGCCGGATCGGTCGGCAGCCCGGGGTGGCGCAGCCCGCTGATCTCGGGGCGTTCGCCCAGCGCCTCGGCCAGCGCCAGCGCGGTGGCGGCCTGCCGGTCGACCCGCAACGGGAGGGTGGCCAGCGAACGGTGCGCCAGCCACGCCTCCATGGGGCCGGGGATCGCGCCGACGGTCTTGCGCCAGGCCCTGATCTCGGCGGCCCGTCGCGGATCGCGGGCGGTGGCGTAGCCGAGCAGGACGTCCCCGTGGCCGGTGAGCGCCTTGGTGCCGCTGGCCACCGCGAAGTCCGCGCCGAGTTCCAGGGGGCGCTGGCCGAGCGGGGTGGCCAGGGTGTTGTCGACGGCGACGAGGGCGCCTTCGGCGTGCGCGGCGGCGGCGAGGCGGCGGATGTCGCACACGTCGAGGCCGGGGTTGGAGGGCGACTCGATCCACAGCAGCCGGGCGCCCGCGACCACTCCGAGCTGGGCGTCCCCGGCGGTGGGCGCCGTGCGCACCTCGACGCCGTACCCCTCCAGCCGGGTCCGGAGCGGGACGAGGAGGTTGTAGCCGTCGTCGGGCAGGACCACCGCGTCGCCCTGGCGGAGCTGGGAGAACAGGACCGCGGAGATGGCGCCCATGCCGGAGGAGAAGACCACGGTCTCGGCGTCCGCGCCGGGGGCTTCCAGCTCGCTGACCGCCCGTTCCAGCAGCGTCCAGGTGGGGTTGGTGTCCCGGCCGTACGTGCCGGGGCCGCCGGCCAGGTCGGCGTCGCCGTGCAGGTGGTAGTGCGCGGCGAAGACGGGGCCGGGCAGGGCGGGCTCGTACGTCCGGGGCTCGGGCAGCCCGGCCCGCACCGCGCGGGTTCCGTCACCGATGGCCATGCGTCCTTCTCCGCTCACTCGCGCCGCTCACTCCCGCTCCGCTCACTCGCGCCGCTCACGCCCGCTCTGCCCGCTCGATCACGCGCTCTCGGCTTCCCTCGCGCCGATCGCCTCGCGGACGGCCGTCAGCAGCCCCTCGCTCGCCGCCTCGACCATCTCCATGCACGCCTGGAAGTCGTCCGGCCCGCCGTAGTACGGGTCCGGTACGTCGAGATCGCCCGCCGCGGCGGCGGCCGGATCGTAGGAGCGCAGCAGCCGCACCTTGGCCGCGTCCCGCGGTGTGGGGGCGAGGCGGCGCAGCTCGCGGAGGTGGCCGCCGTCGAGCGCGATCACCAGGTCGAGCCGGTCGAACCACTCGCGCCGGAAGCCCCGGGCGACATGCGCCTGCTCGTAACCGCGCTCGGTGAGGACGGCGATGGTGCGGTGGTCGGCGCCGTAGCCCTCGTGCCAGCCGCCGGTGCCCGCGCTGTCGATCTCCACCCGGCCGCCGAGCCCGGCCTCCTCGGCGCGGGCACGGAGGACGGACTCGGCCATCGGGGAGCGGCATATGTTGCCGGTGCACACGAAGCAGACACGGTAGGGCGACGGGCTCATGAGCCCATCATCGTCCACGGCCGCGGGATCCCCGGCCGTCCGTCCACGACGTGGGACCCGCGGCCGGTCGGGCGTCGGCCCCTGCCGGTCGCGACCCGCGGGCGGTCAGTCATCGTCGTCGGGCAGGACCACGTTCAGCGCCCAGGACACGACGGCGATGATCAGGCCGCCGACCACCGCGGTGCCGAAGCCCTCGACATGGAAGGTGAGGTCGAACTCGCCGGCCAGCTTGGAGGTCAGCAGCAGCATCAGCGCGTTGATGACCAGCGTGATCAGGCCGAGGGTCAGTACGAACAGCGGCAGCGCCAGCAGCTTCACCACAGGCTTGACGACGACGTTGACCACCCCGAAGAGCAGGGTGACCAGCACCAGCGTCAGTGCCTTGCGGCCTATGTTCCCGGTCAGCGTGACGTCTTTGAGCAACCAGATGGCCACGCCCAGGGCGCCGGCGTTCGCGAGCGTCTTGACTACGAAATTCCTCATGCTGAGATCGTGGCAGACCGGACCGGCCGAGCAAGGGGCAGTGAGCGATGAAGGTGTTCCGACTGGATGAGCTGGAGGCGGAGCGCGCCGCCAACGACGGCGCGTATCTGCAGTTCCTGCGGGAGCGGAACATGTCGGTGGGGCTGTACGCGCTGGACGCGGGCGGCACGGACCCGCAGCGGCCGCACGCCCAGGACGAGGTGTACCTGGTGGTCAGCGGCCGGGCCTCGATCACGGTGGGGATGGAGACGACGCACGTGGCGCGTGGCAGCGTGGTCTATGTGCCGGCCGGGGTCCCGCACAAGTTCCATCACATCAGCGAGGACCTGCGGGTCGTGGTGGTCTTCTCGCCGCCGGAGAGCTGAGGCCTCCGCCGGAAGGCTGAGGTCTCCACCGGAAAGCCGATGCCTCCGCCGGAAAGCCGAGGCCGGTGGCCGCCGACCCGTAGGGGACCGGTCAGGGGAGGACGGGGGACGGGAGAGGGGCTTGGAGCGCCTGCGCGACCTAGCATCGAAAGTGCATGGACAGCACAGTGAAGGGACCGGCGATGGCAGCGAAGAACGTGTTCCAGGGGTTGCCGTGGTGGGTGACGTGGATCGCGATTCCGGTCCTCGTCCTCGCGGTCTTCGGAGGGCTGATCGTCACGGTGCTCGGCTTCGTGGCGTGGCTGGCCTTCCGGCTGCTGCTCCTGGTGGCACTGGTCGGCGGTTTGATCTATGCCGTACGGAAATTCACCTCTTCATCGTCTTCGTCCCGAGGTGACTGGTAATCGTAAGCAGCGCCCCACCTGCGCGTACACCGCGGGAGGGACATCGCGCACCCATCCTCGGCCTGAAGGCATTACTCCGGTTAAAGTGCGAGTCTCCGGCGCCCCCTCCGGCGTCGCCTCGCAAACACACCCCGGGGGTGCCTGTTGGCGACAGAGAAGGCGGGTGCGGTCTCCGAACCCACCCTCATCACGTCGGTGCAGCGTGCGCTGCACCTCCTGGAAGCCGTCGGAAGGCACCCGGGTGGCGCGCCCGCGAAGCAGCTCGCCCGGGCGGCGGGACTGCCGCTGCCCACCGCGTACCACCTGCTCCGCACCCTCACCTATGAGGGGTATCTGAGCCGCGAGGGCGGTGTGTTCGTGCTCGGCGAGGCGGTCGAGCGACTCGGCGGCGCGGGCGCTCGGGCGCGGCAGCGCGCCGAGGTCGGCGCGGCCCTGGCCCGGCTCGGCGACGAGGTGGGGGTCGCCGTGTACTTCTCGGTCTACCGGGAAGGTGAGGTGGAGGTCGTCGCGATCGCGGACAGACCGGAGTCCCCGGCCGTCGAGGAGTGGGCCGACTTCCGGAGCACCGCGCACGCGCACGCCATCGGGCAGTGCCTGCTGGCGCAGCTCGACGAACGGGACCGTGAGGACCACCTGTCCCGGTATCCGGTGCAGGCCCTCACCCCGTACTCGGTACGGAACGCGAGCGATCTGCGGCGGCGGTTGGCCGCCCGAGACCGTTCGCAACCGGTCATCGAACGGCAGGAGTATGTCTTGGGCACGGTCTGCGGCGCGTTTCCGGTCGCGGCAGGGGACACGGCGGCCTCCTTGGCCATTTCCGTACCCGTCGGGGAAGCGGAACGACTCCGTCCTGCAATGGAGTCCCTACGCTCCAGAGTTCCCCACGCCATCAGCTCCCTCTCGTTCTCTATCAGTATCTGAAATCACACTCCTTGTGATCCGCTAGTGCTTGGCGGACCATGTTGTCAAGAGGGCCAGTTGGGTCCGATCCGGCCATTCCCAATCGATTCGGGGCGGCGAACGATGCGAGACATGCGCGACACAGTCCAGGCGGAAGTGACGATGTCCTTCGTGGTCTCCCAGGACCTGTCCTTCCGTATCCCGGTCGAGCTGGCGTACGACAGCGAGGACCCGTACGCCGTGGAAATCACCTTCAACCTGCCCGGGGATGCCCCTGTGACCTGGGCGTTCGCCCGCGAGCTGCTGCTCGACGGGCTCAGCAGGCCCACCGGCGAGGGCGATGTGCACATCACGCCCGTCCCC
Coding sequences within it:
- a CDS encoding TetR/AcrR family transcriptional regulator encodes the protein MTEENETLRADARRNRARVLEAAQSAFSAQGLTVPLGEIARRAGVGAGTVYRHFPSKELLFRAVVEGGIRQFTEEAVRLADAKDAGAAFFLFIKGVVARASDDKALRDVFAAAAEEPVTSGRETTAGFAQALEVLLTRAQEAGEVRQDADLADVRALLVGALAMERHRSAAGGTGRAVGILCDGLRAPGTGPVAALPAPKATVTKRRAAAAGRNGMPGGGRNEMTVWLCETCAGPLSPAPTGRPPRFCGAACRQKAHRRRARGSA
- a CDS encoding GNAT family N-acetyltransferase, with the translated sequence MSDLEIRPAMPDDIPAIVALLADDPLGARRESPDDLTPYRTAFDRLATDPNQHLVVAVRDGRTVGTLQLTVIAGLSRRGATRSLIEAVRVHADERGNGLGSQLIEWAVDTSRREGCALVQLTSDATRTDAHRFYERLGFESSHIGFKRTLS
- a CDS encoding MarR family winged helix-turn-helix transcriptional regulator, which produces MHGRIETHVERALQAGHGLSVREFSVLDVLSYQHDGDGGHLQMHQLADAVVLSQSATTRLVGRLEDRGLLSRYICPTDRRGIYTDVSEAGLKLLAEARPTNETAVREALAEAAKRPELAPLVAAVEALENPA
- a CDS encoding MFS transporter; translated protein: MPLALLALAIGAFGIGTTEFVIMGLLPEIAADYDVSIPLAGYATTLYALGVVLGAPLMTALGTRLTRKQMLLLLMGVFIAGNALTAAAPAFGLLLAGRIVAAFTHGAFFGIGAIVAADLVAPEKRATAIATMFTGLTVANVVGVPAGTWLGQQVSWRATFLAISVLGVVGLVGVARLVPAQRERAAARLGRELAVFRNPQVGLAMLMTVLGFGGVFAAVTYLASMMTEVTGFASSSVTWVTAVFGLGMVGGNLLSGRLADRNPMPMLYASLGGLAVTLGLFTFTAHNKAAAVVTIALVGAFGFATVPPLQKRVMDQAAAAPTLASAGNIAAFNFGNALAAWLGGIVISAGLGYTAVNWVGALMTLSALGVAVFATRLERRTAVQVSPPSSVGSPTAAPRPSAAGAPAGSAPTA
- a CDS encoding DUF2269 domain-containing protein, which translates into the protein MQLKRPVRRSLLVAHVAVSVGWLGLSLSLLALGIAGVATRSPDTAAAAYRAMRIFADWLLLPIAGLTLVSGLVLALGTPWGLTRHRWVWAKFWLTLAAAAASAFALRPEIDAAADEVDRLAAGEAVTGAADLVVAPSVATAVYAFITAVSVLKPWGPTRRGRRLRSAGARQSATRPKTAG
- a CDS encoding HAD family phosphatase, which gives rise to MTRLHLFDLDGTLIHGSAAAVEISRQLGVEREIAELERLFAGGGLYPSQFAIRACELWADLTDAQVAAAFEQAPWLAGIREVWADIRERGERCAVISLSPGFFVERLLDWGADAAHGSRWPSVPFREPVDPAGILDPAAKVRIADELCATFGLTRDDCVAYGDSMSDAELFAALPMSVAVNADHHVRGIASFAYTGKDLREAYELVGNRR
- a CDS encoding globin domain-containing protein, translated to MSALYREAPPRSVLYREEHQRPAEPGREPGREPGVARNVATPAPAPAPVRTEPEPPAAPRAPEDSARTGEDSARTRRDPAPAPVPGDSSPAPQASSAQAPSQAPAPQAAVFTPLRQDPPVRRDSVRQDPEVTRSAQEPIRTRQDQPDGQPDGHDRQKGHDRQDRQDRQGPVPVPVRQAPVANASAFDPQPQPQPQPQPEPDPQPEPRREPAPSPAPSLAPAPAPAPASAPKPAESGSPDAILIRRTMAEIEPVADKVTSYFYALLFVQHPDLRALFPASMDTQRDRLFKALLTAAKHVDDAETLTAYLANLGRGHRKYGTVPDHYPAVGECLIGALTRYATESWDAETEAAWVRAYTAISQIMIDAAAEDELRAPAWWQAEVVSHESRTSDIAVVTVRPDQPYPFLAGQYTSVETPWWPRVWRHYSFASAPRADGLLSFHVKAVPAGWVSSALVHRARPGDVIRLGPPAGSMTVDHSSDNGLLCLGGGTGIAPIKALVEDVAEHGRTRPVEVFYGARSDHDLYDIDTMLGLARSHPWLSVRPVVSDGPTSGLSGQLPDAVRQYGPWSSYDGYLSGPPGMIRSGVDALMGVGIPPQRIRHDSIEELVAAGD